A single Thermodesulfovibrionales bacterium DNA region contains:
- the folP gene encoding dihydropteroate synthase: protein MRLRWRHFDLDLSSKTHVMGILNVTPDSFSDGGLFSDPERAVEHALRMVEDGADIIDIGGESTRPGSEPVSAAEEIKRVVPVIKRLVAQVKVPVSIDTYKSLVARAALDAGASMVNDISGLRFDPEMKNIVAEYRVPVIIMHIKGIPKTMQLNPTYDALIPEIMDYLREGIIIAREAGISEELIIIDPGIGFGKTFEHNLEIINRLREFTYLEKPILIGPSRKAFIGKLLGDVPPLMRLEGTLGAVAIAAYNGANIVRVHDVKETVKLLKVVDGIKKENLLVFGRN, encoded by the coding sequence TTGAGGCTCAGATGGAGACACTTTGACCTTGACCTTTCCTCTAAGACTCATGTAATGGGAATCCTGAATGTAACACCTGATTCCTTTTCAGATGGTGGATTATTTTCTGATCCTGAAAGAGCAGTAGAGCATGCCCTCAGGATGGTCGAAGATGGAGCAGATATCATTGATATAGGTGGTGAATCAACAAGACCTGGTTCAGAGCCTGTTTCTGCTGCTGAGGAGATCAAACGGGTCGTGCCTGTGATCAAAAGACTTGTAGCTCAGGTAAAAGTTCCAGTTTCCATAGATACATATAAATCACTGGTTGCTCGTGCTGCCCTTGATGCAGGTGCTTCTATGGTAAATGATATAAGTGGATTGAGATTTGATCCTGAGATGAAAAATATTGTCGCAGAATACAGAGTTCCTGTTATCATAATGCATATTAAGGGAATACCAAAGACAATGCAGTTAAATCCAACCTATGATGCACTTATACCTGAAATAATGGATTATTTAAGAGAGGGTATCATTATTGCAAGGGAGGCAGGTATATCAGAGGAGTTGATAATTATAGACCCCGGCATAGGCTTTGGCAAAACCTTTGAGCATAATCTTGAGATTATAAACAGACTGAGAGAGTTTACCTATCTTGAAAAACCAATACTTATAGGCCCATCACGTAAGGCCTTTATAGGAAAGCTTCTTGGAGATGTGCCGCCACTAATGCGGCTTGAAGGCACACTTGGAGCTGTTGCTATAGCTGCTTATAATGGAGCAAACATAGTGCGTGTTCATGATGTAAAGGAGACAGTAAAATTGCTTAAAGTCGTGGATGGGATAAAAAAAGAAAATCTTCTTGTTTTTGGAAGGAATTGA
- a CDS encoding DUF2130 domain-containing protein has protein sequence MENKSTIRCPQCGREINVSEVLYSQLEEKIKKVYQAKEEELLEQQERLKESIEKEFEERLKASRTRIEEELRRRIEEEHSIKINLLQKELQEKTEKVKELHSALIEIEKLKREKELMREQITLEKEKELTEKLKEEREKLKRQVEESLNLQIKEKDILIEQLKSQLDEARRKAEQGSIQLKGEAQELELEKLLKSAYPTDEILEIRKGQRGADILQIVKTSKGTECGKIYYESKRAKNFDYNWIEKLKEDNLTVKADFLVIVSETLPDGRDRFLYKDGVWICSLSEVEGLSFVLRKSLQEIYAVKVSQQGKDIKMEMLYNYLTSNEFRGQFEAIIDGFIALQNGYQEEKRRMEKIWAERQKQIEKVISGMIAFYGSIKGIAGSSIPEIKALEGGISIEE, from the coding sequence ATGGAAAATAAAAGTACCATAAGATGTCCGCAGTGTGGAAGGGAGATAAATGTAAGTGAGGTTCTCTACAGCCAGTTAGAGGAAAAGATTAAAAAGGTCTACCAGGCAAAGGAAGAAGAACTCCTGGAGCAGCAAGAAAGACTTAAAGAGAGCATAGAGAAAGAGTTTGAAGAAAGGCTCAAAGCGAGCAGGACCAGAATTGAAGAAGAACTGAGGAGAAGAATTGAAGAAGAACATTCAATAAAGATAAATCTTCTCCAGAAAGAGCTTCAGGAAAAGACAGAGAAGGTAAAAGAACTCCACTCTGCCCTAATAGAAATAGAGAAACTTAAAAGGGAAAAGGAACTAATGAGAGAACAGATCACCCTTGAAAAAGAAAAGGAACTTACCGAAAAATTAAAAGAAGAACGGGAAAAACTTAAGAGGCAGGTAGAGGAGTCATTAAACCTGCAAATAAAAGAAAAAGACATACTCATTGAGCAGCTAAAATCCCAGCTTGATGAAGCAAGGAGGAAGGCAGAACAGGGCTCAATCCAGCTTAAAGGAGAAGCACAGGAGCTTGAGCTGGAAAAGCTCTTAAAATCAGCATATCCAACTGATGAGATTCTGGAAATCAGGAAAGGGCAGCGGGGAGCTGATATCCTCCAGATAGTAAAGACATCTAAAGGAACTGAATGTGGAAAGATATACTATGAAAGCAAGCGGGCAAAAAACTTTGACTATAACTGGATTGAGAAACTAAAGGAAGATAATCTAACAGTAAAGGCAGATTTCCTTGTCATTGTTTCAGAGACCCTTCCCGACGGGAGGGATAGATTTTTATACAAGGACGGAGTATGGATATGCTCCCTTTCAGAGGTAGAGGGCCTATCCTTTGTATTGAGAAAGAGCCTTCAGGAGATTTATGCTGTAAAGGTTTCGCAGCAGGGCAAAGACATAAAGATGGAGATGCTCTATAATTATCTAACGAGTAATGAATTCAGAGGACAGTTTGAGGCAATAATAGATGGATTCATCGCTCTCCAGAATGGTTACCAAGAAGAAAAACGGAGGATGGAAAAAATCTGGGCAGAAAGGCAGAAGCAGATTGAGAAGGTAATTTCAGGCATGATAGCCTTTTATGGCTCCATCAAAGGCATTGCCGGCTCATCAATACCTGAGATAAAGGCTCTTGAAGGAGGAATATCAATAGAAGAATAA
- a CDS encoding WYL domain-containing protein: MTEQLRCKRLFEIYNMLLENGRISKDKLCSYFNISSRTAERDIAFLCSIPGLSISGKRDPHDGKWYYCLPDEYRHQRNFIKNNQEILILLLSLSLCHFSSAAEGDLKERFSSALRSAFPLKFTEELFYYHDEAPHLNPLRLDTLLLLFEAYRNKNILSLKTRDGRRLNFRLFKIIHYVDEFYICGQIKRENEIVILSLHEIEEIKILKKTYSIPEDFSIEKYLESAFGIIPGRKEEIHLQFQKEIADYIKQRLWHTSQKIEEKEDGSVILKMNVAINEELIKWILSHGSRIKVLKPDRLRDLIRSEIEKTLGGYKNDMI; this comes from the coding sequence TTGACTGAACAGCTAAGGTGTAAGAGACTCTTTGAGATTTATAATATGCTTCTTGAAAATGGTAGGATCTCAAAAGACAAACTCTGCAGTTATTTTAATATCTCCTCAAGAACGGCTGAAAGAGACATAGCCTTTTTGTGCAGTATACCGGGTCTCTCAATAAGTGGGAAGCGAGATCCCCATGATGGAAAATGGTATTACTGTCTTCCTGATGAATACAGGCATCAGAGGAATTTTATAAAAAACAATCAGGAGATTTTAATACTCCTTCTCAGTCTTTCTCTCTGCCATTTCAGCTCCGCTGCAGAAGGTGACCTTAAGGAGAGATTCTCTTCAGCCCTCAGGAGTGCCTTTCCTCTGAAATTTACTGAGGAGCTCTTTTATTATCATGATGAAGCACCCCATTTAAATCCATTAAGACTTGATACACTTCTGCTTCTCTTTGAGGCCTATAGAAATAAAAATATCCTGAGCCTTAAAACGAGGGATGGCAGAAGGTTAAATTTCAGGCTCTTCAAGATAATCCATTACGTTGATGAGTTCTATATTTGCGGTCAGATAAAAAGAGAAAATGAAATAGTTATCCTCTCTCTTCATGAAATAGAGGAGATAAAAATTCTTAAAAAAACCTATTCAATTCCAGAGGATTTTTCTATAGAAAAATACCTCGAGTCAGCCTTCGGAATCATACCTGGCAGAAAAGAAGAGATACATTTACAGTTCCAAAAGGAGATTGCAGATTACATAAAACAAAGACTCTGGCACACATCACAGAAGATAGAAGAAAAGGAAGATGGCTCTGTCATTCTTAAAATGAATGTTGCAATTAATGAAGAATTGATAAAATGGATCCTGAGCCATGGTAGCAGAATAAAGGTTCTTAAACCAGACAGGCTCAGAGACCTCATCAGGTCAGAAATAGAAAAAACACTGGGAGGCTATAAAAACGACATGATCTGA